From a region of the Leptospira kmetyi serovar Malaysia str. Bejo-Iso9 genome:
- a CDS encoding SPFH domain-containing protein, with protein sequence MALIDVIKYEGQPGEIVWKFPRNDISHFGQLVVNESQEAVFFKEGKALDVFGPGTHTLKTGNIPILEKLVNLPFGGQTPFTAEIVYVNKSVINMTWGTPAPIQIEDPKYHITLGLRAFGNYNIKVIDSKSFVNTVVGTQQRFNHDGVDKLLKPMVVTRLSDFISEVVLKNGVPITQISQHLEEASAAGKTKTQPDFQKYGLEILDFFIQSINFDQNDPNFQKIQKVLTDKFEIETMGNMYQQKRMLDIGEAAANNPGGAAGEGMSAGMGLGMGMNMAGMMSNMMGQNQAGAKPAAEDATARLAKLKTLLDGGLITQEEFDTKKKDILNSI encoded by the coding sequence ATGGCATTGATTGATGTGATAAAATACGAGGGACAACCCGGCGAGATCGTTTGGAAATTTCCAAGAAACGATATCAGCCATTTCGGTCAACTCGTCGTAAACGAAAGTCAGGAAGCGGTTTTCTTTAAGGAAGGAAAGGCCCTCGACGTTTTCGGTCCCGGAACTCATACTCTCAAAACGGGAAACATTCCCATTTTGGAAAAACTCGTAAACCTGCCGTTCGGCGGACAAACTCCGTTTACCGCGGAGATCGTTTACGTAAACAAGTCCGTGATCAACATGACTTGGGGAACTCCGGCTCCGATTCAAATTGAAGATCCGAAGTATCATATCACTCTCGGTTTAAGAGCATTCGGAAATTATAATATTAAAGTGATCGACTCCAAGTCTTTCGTGAACACGGTCGTGGGAACCCAACAACGATTCAACCACGACGGAGTGGATAAACTTCTCAAGCCGATGGTCGTCACGAGACTCAGCGATTTTATCTCCGAAGTCGTATTAAAAAACGGGGTTCCGATCACTCAGATTTCTCAACACCTCGAGGAAGCTTCCGCCGCCGGAAAAACAAAAACCCAACCGGATTTTCAAAAATACGGACTTGAGATTTTGGATTTTTTCATTCAATCGATCAACTTCGATCAGAACGATCCGAACTTCCAAAAGATCCAGAAGGTTCTCACCGATAAATTCGAAATCGAAACGATGGGAAATATGTATCAGCAAAAGAGAATGTTGGATATCGGAGAAGCCGCAGCCAACAATCCGGGCGGCGCTGCCGGAGAAGGTATGAGCGCGGGAATGGGTCTCGGAATGGGAATGAACATGGCCGGTATGATGTCCAACATGATGGGACAAAATCAAGCCGGAGCCAAACCTGCGGCTGAGGACGCAACGGCGAGACTCGCCAAGTTGAAGACTCTGCTCGACGGAGGTCTCATCACTCAGGAAGAATTTGATACCAAAAAAAAGGACATTTTGAATTCTATCTAA
- the thrC gene encoding threonine synthase: MVSTLTRYKAEFECINDSCKTRYDLNEIVYECKKCGSLLQVSHDIEALKTVSGQEWKNQFDARFRSVQFPNSSGIWNKREWVLPHIEDKNIVTSGEGLTHLFNSDRLTESLGLGSFYVKQCGISHTGSFKDLGMTVLLSQVKHMIASGVPIQAVACASSGDTSAALASYAAKAGIPAIIFLPAGKVSQAQLIQPVSNGAKVIALDTDFDGCMQIVKEVTREAGIYLANSMNSLRIEGQKTISVEITQQLEWKVPDWIVIPGGNLGNVSALGAGFEMMLSLGLIDKLPRIVLAQAEHANPLYLSYLKNFESFEPVAAKTTLASAIQIGNPVSIQKAIKTLKKFGGVVEQASESELANAAARADLFGLYNDPHTGVALAALEKLIHKGTIKKGENVVVISTAHGLKFTEFKLQFHDGKIPGSDSKIVNSIHRIEPKADKVIGLIKRLLSLD, encoded by the coding sequence ATGGTCTCCACTCTTACCCGATACAAAGCAGAATTCGAATGTATAAACGACTCTTGTAAAACTCGATATGATCTCAACGAGATCGTCTACGAATGTAAAAAATGCGGAAGCCTTCTTCAGGTTTCGCACGACATAGAGGCGTTAAAAACCGTATCGGGACAAGAGTGGAAAAACCAATTCGACGCGCGTTTTCGTTCCGTTCAGTTTCCGAACTCCTCCGGGATTTGGAACAAAAGAGAATGGGTTCTTCCTCATATCGAAGATAAAAATATCGTAACGTCCGGAGAAGGTCTAACGCATCTTTTCAATTCGGATCGACTTACCGAAAGTTTAGGACTCGGTAGCTTTTACGTAAAACAATGTGGGATCTCCCACACCGGTTCTTTCAAAGATCTGGGTATGACCGTCCTATTATCCCAAGTCAAACATATGATCGCATCGGGAGTTCCGATCCAAGCGGTTGCATGCGCGAGTTCGGGCGATACTTCCGCGGCGCTTGCGTCTTACGCGGCTAAGGCGGGAATTCCCGCGATTATATTCTTACCTGCGGGAAAAGTATCGCAAGCCCAGTTGATTCAACCGGTTTCGAACGGAGCGAAAGTGATCGCGCTCGATACGGATTTCGACGGTTGTATGCAGATCGTAAAGGAAGTAACTCGAGAAGCGGGAATCTATCTCGCGAACTCGATGAATTCTTTGCGGATCGAAGGACAAAAAACGATCTCTGTGGAAATCACGCAACAGTTGGAATGGAAGGTTCCGGATTGGATCGTGATTCCGGGAGGAAATCTCGGAAACGTTTCCGCGCTCGGAGCCGGATTTGAGATGATGCTTTCCCTCGGGCTCATCGACAAACTTCCGAGAATCGTATTGGCGCAAGCCGAACACGCGAATCCACTTTATCTTTCCTACTTAAAGAATTTTGAAAGTTTCGAACCGGTTGCGGCCAAAACGACGCTTGCGTCCGCGATTCAAATCGGAAATCCGGTTTCGATTCAAAAGGCGATCAAAACCCTCAAAAAATTCGGCGGCGTTGTCGAACAGGCCAGCGAATCCGAGTTGGCGAACGCGGCGGCAAGAGCGGACTTATTCGGTTTATACAACGATCCTCATACGGGAGTGGCTTTGGCGGCTTTGGAAAAGCTGATTCACAAGGGGACGATCAAAAAAGGGGAGAATGTGGTCGTAATTTCGACCGCTCACGGCTTGAAATTCACCGAATTCAAACTTCAGTTCCACGACGGGAAAATTCCGGGATCGGATTCTAAAATCGTAAATTCCATCCATAGAATCGAACCGAAAGCGGACAAAGTTATAGGGCTAATCAAGCGGTTATTGAGCCTCGATTAG
- a CDS encoding LIMLP_15305 family protein, translating to MQQETSTGQNLLGQFLAQSPVKSLIDRYRTERGKIRSFMEKLPLYSSALKDHEFQNADSMLRKELASKVSLLKEPVRRLEEAFVSARKLDLIGSSEIAVLLIDKLTNTIQSAGYGLTGLATGFKATAEELEKLAEFDHSLFKEVEGIESKIQALKVTADSSVQEVRNAIGEVRSALDELENAFRSRKELFTKL from the coding sequence ATGCAACAGGAAACTTCAACAGGTCAAAATTTACTTGGTCAATTTCTTGCGCAATCGCCGGTAAAATCTCTGATCGATCGTTATCGAACCGAAAGAGGAAAGATCCGAAGTTTTATGGAAAAACTTCCTCTGTATTCGAGCGCTCTTAAGGATCACGAATTTCAAAACGCGGATTCCATGTTGAGAAAAGAATTGGCTTCCAAGGTCTCTCTTCTCAAAGAACCCGTTCGAAGATTGGAAGAGGCCTTCGTATCGGCGAGAAAATTGGATCTGATCGGAAGCAGTGAGATCGCGGTTTTGTTAATCGACAAACTTACCAATACGATTCAATCGGCGGGATACGGGCTGACCGGGCTCGCCACCGGATTCAAAGCGACCGCGGAAGAATTGGAAAAACTCGCGGAATTCGATCATTCTCTCTTTAAAGAAGTGGAAGGAATCGAATCCAAAATCCAAGCTCTCAAAGTTACTGCGGATTCTTCCGTTCAGGAAGTTCGTAACGCGATCGGCGAAGTCCGTTCGGCTTTGGACGAATTGGAAAACGCGTTTCGCTCGAGAAAGGAATTGTTCACGAAACTCTAA